A single genomic interval of Sulfurovum sp. TSL6 harbors:
- a CDS encoding DedA family protein, whose translation MIHEIAQTIVSYIGDMGYWGIFLLMFLESTFFPFPSEIVMIPAGYLAFKGEMNLYMVVLAGIVGSVAGALFNYYLAMHFGRKFILRYGRYFLIKEETLDRLETFFIKHGELSTFNGRLIPGIRQLISLPAGLARMHMAKFAFYSGLGAGIWVIVLVALGYLLGSNEALISEYLHSATLIALFCVVLITLFYIVRHKRRQKILED comes from the coding sequence ATGATACACGAGATAGCCCAAACCATTGTAAGTTACATTGGTGATATGGGCTACTGGGGTATCTTTCTTCTCATGTTTCTTGAGAGTACCTTTTTCCCTTTTCCCAGTGAAATTGTCATGATACCTGCTGGATATTTAGCATTCAAAGGTGAAATGAATCTTTATATGGTTGTTTTAGCAGGTATAGTAGGGTCTGTGGCAGGGGCACTTTTTAACTACTATCTGGCGATGCACTTTGGAAGAAAATTCATTTTGCGCTATGGCAGATACTTTTTGATTAAAGAAGAAACGTTAGACAGACTTGAAACTTTTTTCATCAAACATGGGGAACTCTCCACTTTCAATGGAAGACTTATTCCGGGGATACGACAACTCATTTCTCTTCCTGCCGGACTTGCACGTATGCATATGGCTAAATTTGCTTTTTATTCAGGTTTGGGTGCAGGTATCTGGGTGATCGTTCTGGTGGCCTTAGGGTATCTTCTGGGCTCAAATGAAGCGCTTATCTCTGAGTATCTTCACTCTGCTACATTGATCGCGCTATTTTGTGTAGTATTGATCACACTTTTCTATATAGTAAGACACAAAAGAAGACAAAAGATATTAGAAGATTAG